In Pygocentrus nattereri isolate fPygNat1 chromosome 26, fPygNat1.pri, whole genome shotgun sequence, one genomic interval encodes:
- the amotl2a gene encoding angiomotin-like 2a encodes MRTAEESSGTVLHRLIQEQLRYGNPTDTRTLLAIQQQALRGSGSGGGAGSPRSSLESLTQEESQFLQMSTRQEPQGQEHQGDYQHSESPICHLYQLHTEELPTYEEAKAHSQYLASQRGQACLQQGGLDTPGADSGLEQDQGTWDLKREHARSLSERLMQLSLERNGAHDNVPMSSSHSYPQLSGSHAGTAIHDGPDQRGPPPEYPFTLKSPGYMLSHSQENGHYYKEPPPAFHSQHHRYVPAQSQVARHNALPTMTPAGQDVIVGGYSISVPNPQMEQLIKENERLKREVENYSEKAARLQKLEQEIQRISEAYETLMRGSAKRETLEKTMRNKLECEIKRLHDFNRDLRDRLETANKQRATMEDQDHSQHVFAKLAEQNEEHQRERERLERELQRLRASGEEWCRRREALEQALVSAQARNRQLEEELRKKRAYVEKVERLQSALAQLQAACEKREALELKLRTRLEHELKSLRTQQWQSQGEQASSTSSSSLNTSSLQQRLREREERILALEADITRWEQKYLEESTMRQFAMDAAATAAAQRDTTIINHSPRHSPNSSFNEVLPSSNQRHQEMENRIRALYAKLLEKDAVIKVLQQRSRREQGRPELTGLRPARSVPSISTVTTMTTTRPKGKSLSDDQTAAATLPPVPHSLSKAQSRDCSTQCDEPSEETNPTLEITSAPAAPESTPAPSCEPATEMQQTEPPVSTTKSSSSSAESEVVEILI; translated from the exons ATGAGAACTGCAGAGGAGTCCTCAGGCACCGTGCTGCACCGGCTAATTCAGGAGCAGCTGCGGTATGGGAACCCCACAGACACACGCACTCTCTTGGCCATCCAGCAGCAAGCCCTGCGGGGAAGTGGAAGCGGCGGAGGCGCAGGGAGCCCTCGCTCGTCCCTGGAGAGCCTTACTCAGGAGGAGTCCCAGTTCCTCCAGATGTCCACGAGACAGGAGCCCCAGGGCCAGGAGCACCAGGGCGACTACCAGCACTCGGAAAGCCCCATCTGCCATCTCtaccagctccacacagaggaGCTACCCACCTACGAGGAGGCCAAAGCTCACTCGCAGTACCTGGCCTCACAGAGGGGTCAGGCTTGCCTTCAGCAGGGTGGTCTGGATACCCCGGGTGCAGATTCAGGGCTTGAGCAGGACCAGGGCACATGGGACCTCAAACGGGAGCATGCTAGGTCATTAAGCGAGCGCCTCATGCAGCTCTCCTTGGAGAGGAATGGTGCCCATGACAACGTGCCCATGAGCTCATCCCACAGTTACCCCCAGCTGTCTGGTAGCCATGCTGGTACTGCTATCCATGATGGGCCTGATCAGCGTGGGCCACCCCCAGAGTACCCCTTTACGCTCAAATCTCCTGGATATATGCTGAGCCATTCGCAGGAGAATGGACATTATTACAAAGAACCCCCTCCTGCTTTCCACTCTCAGCATCACAG GTATGTTCCAGCCCAGTCGCAGGTAGCTAGACATAATGCCCTGCCCACGATGACGCCTGCTGGCCAGGATGTCATAGTTGGAGGCTACAGCATCTCAGTCCCTAATCCTCAAATGGAGCAGCTGATAAAGGAAAATGAAAGGCTGAAGAGGGAAGTGGAGAACTACAGTGAGAAAGCAGCAAGATTGCAGAAG cTGGAGCAGGAGATTCAGAGGATATCTGAGGCTTATGAGACTCTTATGAGAGGATCTGCAAAGAGAGAGACTCTTGAGAAAACCATGAGAAATAAACTTGAATGTGAAATCAAGAGGCTTCATGACTTCAACAGAGACCTTAGGG ATCGCCTAGAAACGGCCAATAAACAGAGAGCAACCATGGAAGATCAAGATCACAGCCAACACGTCTTTGCCAAATTGGCTGAGCAGA ATGAGGAGCACCAGCGGGAGCGTGAGCGCCTAGAGCGTGAGCTGCAACGTTTGAGGGCTTCTGGAGAAGAGTGGTGCAGGCGTCGGGAGGCCCTGGAGCAGGCTTTGGTATCCGCTCAGGCCCGGAACAGGCAGCTTGAAGAGGAGCTGCGGAAGAAGAGAGCATACGTGGAGAAAGTTGAAAGGCTGCAGAGTGCTCTGGCTCAGCTGCAGGCTGCATGTGAGAAGAGGGAGGCATTGGAGCTGAAGCTTCGCACCAGGCTGGAGCATGAGCTGAAGAGTCTGAGGACACAGCAG TGGCAGTCTCAAGGCGAGCAAGCGagcagcacctcttcatccagCCTAAACACCTCCTCTCTGCAGCAGCGgctgagggaaagagaggagcGTATATTAGCTCTGGAGGCTGACATCACCCGCTGGGAACAGAAGTATCTAGAGGAGAGCACGATGCGTCAATTTGCCATGGATGCTGCGGCCACTGCTGCTGCCCAGAG AGATACAACCATCATCAATCATTCGCCCAGACACTCGCCTAATAGCAGCTTCAACGAGGTCCTCCCATCATCCAACCAGAGACATCAGGAGATGGAGAACAG GATCCGAGCATTGTACGCCAAGCTGCTGGAGAAAGATGCTGTGATTAAGGTCCTGCAGCAGCGTTCGCGACGTGAGCAGGGGCGGCCTGAACTCACCGGCCTCCGGCCCGCCCGATCCGTCCCGTCTATCAGCACAGTCACAACCATGACCACCACTCGGCCCAAAG GGAAGAGCCTCTCAGATGACCAGACAGCGGCTGCAACACTGCCCCCTGTACCCCATTCACTGTCCAAGGCCCAGAGCCGCGACTGCAGCACACAGTGTGACGAGCCGTCAGAGGAAACAAACCCCACGTTAGAGATCACCAGTGCACCAGCCGCTCCAGAGTCCACACCTGCACCCAGCTGTG aacCTGCCACAGAGATGCAGCAGACCGAACCTCCAGTCAGCACGACGAAgagtagcagcagcagtgctgaaagCGAAGTAGTGGAGATTCTCATCTAA